The genomic interval aGTTTTGAATGTTCGTGAAAGActatgcttactaatcttatgtttgctcgatgaggcataaaagtttgtatgggatttattaagtgattttgaaccctttttgaaaagatttttctttttacgACCCGAGGGTTTACCATCTCCCATTTCTTCCTCCTGgcatattattttcaatattttcttcatgcttttcttctctaaggtggcatgatagtcttttaattcctctaattgtttagccaaccttttgttttgaattttcagaaatgttttatgataagacattccaactagagacttatgaattttaaatgattCTTTTTCTAGTTGTCTGTTCAATGACATgttttcatcataaaactcatagcacgattcaatacaagatttatctctataactatcatatgaatcaatgcatacagtatCATTATCAGAACCAATTGATGACTCattataagatatatcacaaaatttttcataagaatcatcgcatgcatcaaCAACAGAACTATTatgaaattcaacagatgattcatcatgtgatacaacacaacattcagcaAAAGAATCATCTACGGAGGCTAagataggaacatatacctcaCTGTCTGTTAATACAATagccctattatttaccacttcctgaatGGTGGTCTCATTTtcctgggactctccatatttccttttgagttcatcccagatatcctttgtagtctgacatgccacaaactcaataAAAGtatcagaatctaatgcaagatataacatgtccatggcatataaatttgcatgcatcaaattaatatcattttctactggcgtGCAAATTCCTTTTACAATCACCTGACAGGCCCTCCAactcatagattttaaaaatacactcattctaattttccaggtggtgtaatcgacaccacaaaacaatggaggactagtaggtgactgtccctctccgaatggggatacaccaatgagagtcatctcgatcttttagcaaaaacatttaaatcaatgccacgaggctctaataccaattgttagttttggtatattcccaagaggggggtgaattggaatttaaaactttttctcctaggttaaactagtttagcaacagtacattcacaacctagggtctgtctatgcaatttccaaatgcgcagataaatatgatgtgaaaattaaatcatatgcatcattcacaccataacatacacgtgcggtaaataaaagatgcagaaatataaacagacacacgatatgttatcgaggttcggccaactgtgcctacatccccgcctctagctcacaaacccaaggattccactaatggctcacttaacgggtggagtggcacctaatacaacaaggtcaattagcacaaggctgacctcaacctttacaaactctccttgcggggcggagaaggccctaggtcaaattcacagggctaatcccaacctgatccttccgggttagatcaaaccccctcaggccacgcctggaaatacaacagtatttttcacaaagtagccggtacagtgattgtgctttcatgtaaagcagatatgtacccaatacgcataatatacttaatcaatcacatacacatcaacaatgtaggtagatgtaagctcagtgatgtgcatttttgtgcaagttatactcaacaagatatgatcgttaatatgctcaagagttgtttaatcaagctatttctttgaaacagtatatatcaaatctcaataataatcagggtttcaaagatgctgtaaatattcaaaacaactcaaaatattttcttcaatgtaatatgctcaagagttgcttaaaagaataatataacttgtaggaaaatatttttgcacaacaaaatcaagttataggaatctttgcaatgacaatgcaaagatccttaagctaatgagtttttcccaacactagatttatcaaataaaaatgtgggaaaactcttgcttgaccccccaaaaacaataacaatcaatcaataaaaaacaatgggagtataagcactaacactaagcaataacccaagcaagaactctcacaaggcAAAtattaatcaatggaatgaaggtatgagagtgtttggaagaaTTATAAacaaaatgggattttgggtttgagagaattttggctaatgatatttcttaatctcttgctaatcctcacaaataaactcatatttatagactagggtaaaattataaccgtttaggacttgttgggtattcttagaaaagttctaaaatgcttagggagtattaacccaaattaactcaatttaccgcagttaaattattttttaacctgctgaggttcgggtggctgaacctaggtttggtcacccgaacagacacaatcaTAAAAGCCATTTAAATCAATTTGGAAGCCCGAGTCTCAATTTGGTCGCtcgaacaaaagtcaaaaacatttcttcgtaacttcgggtgtctggtcataggttcggtagcccgaactcgtgtgttcggtcgctCAGTGTTTGATTTGAACGTGaaggttcggcagcccgagttggtgaaaagtaaccttctaagggttcgggcgcccgagggcAATATGGTCATTTTGGGTTCGGTCGCGcgaagcatggtcaaactgctgactttctagCAATTCGATCGCCTGACCTCTTACATACTTaccctattttgtccaattttatttcaattctttcgcctaataatgtaagtgattatggggactttgtgcacaatgtgtaggaacctagggtcttttcaaatacacccaaaaacctagcatcggttgaccaaaggtcgaccgaagggtgccctaaggtcattcggtctctatggtcaatctatgacaTTTTTTAGCTTAcagaaacctacatgcatgacatgcagagattattacagaccatatcctaattactattacagacccaataacattacaacaattaataaacattctgggtcttcattttcttcaagttgtcaTGTTCCATCAATATGATTTTCCTActatggtcctgcacacaaatttGGCAAAtgttaaataccggagtatttgtcataattaaaacaggaTATGACCCTTGGGGTCAACAAAGAGTATTGTCTCAAATAATCTAAATAACGTCCCAAGCTTGCATTGGATGCTTCCATGTCTACATTAGCATTGAATTCAGGAAACCTCTTAAAATGGTCATCACCCCTAGAGTAAGAGCCAAAGTCAAGACTTAAAGTTAGAAGCATTGTGAAGTCCATCTAAGGAAGCATAATCTGACTCACTATCATCCTAAGTAACAATTTGTACCATTTTGAGTACATCTCTAACATTCTCAATTGGTTTTAGAGTTTTGAAACCCCAATCTAAAGCCTTCTTTGTCGTTCCCCAATAAATTATTGTTGGAGGATTGTTAGGGAATAATTCTTCAATCATGTCTTCAATATTCAGGACCGATATATTTATCCCTATTAAACTAATCATAAATATCAACAGCATCACTGCTATACAAATTTTcactattcaaaaaaaaaaaaaaacaccttacCAACAATGGTAAAGCTCCAAACTAAAATACTCAACATCATTGCCAAGCCAAATGAACAACATTATAATGACGAAATACATTATGTAATACACACAAGCAAACAATTTGTTTTTAAACATGGAAATGAATTAAATTATCCATCAAaataaagtttagggtttttaaaccttattctataataaaaaaattttctagGTAAAAAGCACACTTTTAGTGTAACTAAGGGGCAAAACAATTCTTTTTCTAAAACAACTTTCATGTTTGGGTTATGAATTTCCTTATTTTCATCTCTTTTATTTAACTATTCCAAAACATATTCTAGTAAAATTGAAGAACATGGAAGTAAAATAATCACTACCTTGTAAGTATTTTATGGATTTCACAATATTCTTAAATTTGGTGCACAAGTTACATCAAATTACAATttgtttattaaattaaatttaaatagtAAGCTCAGTGACCAAATTTACAACTAATCCGTGAAATTTTAAcagaaaatttttatatttagCAGCTAGAAGCCCAAAAATTTCTCTCCTCTTACATAATTGGaccggagagagagagagagagagagagatgggggaCGAAAAAGTGAAGGACGACGCACTGCAGATATTGGGGCTCTTCCAAGTTCTGCCTCGATTGGTCGTCTTCGATCTCGATTACACCCTCTGGCCTTTTTACTGGTTTCATTCTTCTCTTCTGCATTTCTTTcttagttttagggttttcggtcgCGGCTTTGGAATTGAATTTGCTCTTACTTCTTCAGCTGATTTGGTTTCTCGTTTAGTGATGTTGTTCCTGTTCTTTGCTTTAGGATTAGGCGGTTGAATTCTTCTGTATTGAACACCGGTTTGCTATCATTCTCGGGATTCCTTGTGTGAAATCTGTATCTTCAAAAATGGCTTTAGGgaaatataaattgtaaattatATAATGGAGTTCCCAACTATTCAATTATGTAATTGTCACGAGGGAACGAGCTAGCATGAGAAACACTTCCTTTTGCATTTATTCTATCTTTATGCAGTAATTCATGAATTGTGTCCAGATGATTGCTCTCCCTTAAAATGTGTTTGAACTCCACTCTCGGAATAAATTGCTGCACCTTTGAAATTGAATTGGGGGTCCTTTTCAATTTCCTTGGTAGACATCTGTTTTTGACACCCATAAAATAGCACTGGAAGAGTGACTGTCTATGATGTGTTTAAACTTGCCTACTCTGAGAGGAACTAGTGTATCAAAATCTTGTTGGATAGCCATGTTCAGCCGCATTAGAATCTGCACACCCAGTAGACTTCATAAAAAATGCAGAGAAAATGCCCCCTATTGTCTCTAAGCACCTCCAAAGCCGCAGGCCCAGGCTTCACCAAAGAAGAGATGTCCATCTTGAAGTTGTACACAACCTTCTGGAGGTGTCCAGTAGGAGACTGCTCCGCACCTGACATTTAGCTAAAATTTTCACTAATAATCATCATTCCAAATCAAATCTTGGTTATTAAATAAAAGATCACTCAAAGATGACATGGAGACCAAAGTATGGCAGGGAATATGGTTTGCCACAGCGTCTTCACTGTTGTTGTTCCCAACCAAACAAGTTTCTTCTTAGGCTGATATTCTATGGCACTCAATCCCCCTCTAGAAGCCCAACTCTACTATTATAGCATTGTAATTTAACCGCTAGAGCATAATCCTTGGAAAAACCAGGCCTAGAAAAGAGCACAATGTAGCATTAGCTAATAGCTAAGGATTACCAAATGCTTAAATTTCTAAAATGCTAACTACAACCTCCAAAAACTTTTCAAACTGCTAAATGAAATGCACGCTACGCTGCACAATGGACCATCAGAAAAAGCAGAAATAATTAACTGCTACTCATAAAATGTTTTCTTCAAGTGAATTGTGCAATGAGGAAAATAAAGgatagtatttatttcattgatACGCTACACAATTAACAATTGTGTCCAAACCTTTATCTAATGAACAATTATGATGAGTGGGGGGCAGCTTGCAGTCAGGGTGCTGAGTGGCACCCCATGCCTGTCTTTGAACTCATCTTCCCCCACCCCCTCTCTCCCCAATCAAAAAAAAACAATTATGATTGTTTAAAATTATTCTGTGGATAATTGCTGCAAAGCATTACATTTACATGAATAAGATAATTATAGTTTTTGTTGTGAAAtcctaaaaattaaataaaagtttCTAATTCTAATTGTTTGCCTAAGTAATTCTAATTGTTActtgttcaattttttttaaacattttctagTTGGTCCAAACTTTCAAGTCCCTCGTTGATTTTTCACTTTGTTAAATATGCTTTCAACTTAAATTTCATTGGACATTATGAAAAAAAGCTGCAAAAGGTTAAAACAGTCAAGTTGTAATTATTTATCCTTAGAAATTTATCCAAGCTAGGTTGAGCACCTTGAGCCCCCGGTATGGTTGGGACTCTAGCTCCAAACAGCCGAAGTTATAGTCGCTGGGGTTCCTTGTGGCTTCATGGTGAGAGGGTTGAGTTTTGCCgacttctttaaaaaaatttcaaataggtGTCCACATGTTTGATGCATTCTAAAGTTTTCATATGACGAAGTAATTATCCTTATCCTATTAAAAAACAAGTGTGTTTCTTTGCATTTTGTGGCTCTAATAATGATAATGACCATACTATCAATGCCTCATAACCATGAGTTTGGCACTGTTATTCCTCTTTTACAGGTTTTTATTATACTTTAGTAGCACTATTATTTGTCACTCAAGTGACGACACGAGGAGTTTCCATTCACCAGAACAGCAGCCTATATATTTCTCTTACTATGCTTAGGATacattttattagtattaataaaTTCATTCTCATCTATCTAAACAATTTTTATGGGTATTACTTTATATCACATTCCTTAACAGTGAATGTCGCTCCAAACGTGAAATGCCATCTTTGTATCCACATGCAAAGGGAATATTATATGCTCTGAAAGACAAGGGAGTTGATGTCGCCATTGCCTCCAGATCACCAGCACCAGATATAGCAAAGACGTTTCTTGAAAAATTGGATATCAAGTCAATGTTTGTAGCCCAGGTGATCAGTGgaatatttattgatttattctACTCTCCCTTCTTTATATCTGTGGAGTGTTTttatccaaaatatatatatatctgtcaaGTCTTCTTGATCTCCTctcaaggaaaaagaaaagggggGCAAGGAGGCATAGACATGATAAATGTGATGTCTTCTTGATCTCCTCTCAAGGAAAAAAGAAAGGGGGGCAAGGGGGCATAGACATGATAAATTTGACGTCAAGGAAGGATAGAGTAACTGATTAATTCTCCATTTTATGTAGTTCTAATTGGTTGTGTGAAGCTGAAATGCGGACATTGCTGTGTTACTGAGGTGAAATTTGACAAGAAAGATTCTTAGTATCTTCCATGAGTGTGTGTTCTAATTAAAAAACACGCATGTCCCAAGTAGTTACTAAGCATCCACCATTAATGTATATATCATTGTATCTTTGATTTATTTGTTTGTGTGCAAAGCTTGGAAATAAAAAGTGGCAATACTTATATGTTGGCTTGAACAAAAGGAACTATTGTTAGAGCAAAAACAAAATTTACTTGTAACAGTGTCCAATCTATTGTTCAAGAAGCCTGCCACATGGGGACATGTTGATGGGACATGTTTTCAACTCACTAATCATTGATTGATAGAAGGTTGAGGATACAGAGCTACACCAAACAAGCTTAGGAACCTGAGAATAAAAACCATACATCATGATATAAATTTGAAGAAGAATCCCAGGGTAGTTGATCTTCCACCCACCCctgccccaaacccaaaacaaaacaagataaaaacaagaacaaaagaaaagaaaaaatgagcaaggaaaagaaattcaattttcttagACTTTGGTATTTTTTGCTTACCAACCATGCTGTCAAGTGAAAATTCTCCCCCATGAGCTGTCAGTGCCTCCAACTACCATACATTCTAGCATTGGTCTACCAACAGGCACCTGTGTCTTTATGGTTTTTAGCTGCATGACTAGATTTATGCTTCCATTACCTTTTGTGAACTATTAGTTGAGGTATGAAGAGGTTGAATTATTTGCTTCCTCCTTGTCCCCCTTTTGATTATTTTGGTGAGCCTCTAGTTTTAAGGCAGTTGATAGTTTCTTATACAAATTTGTTCCTGTACCTCTCTACCTAATTCTTCTTCTCATTACCCAGGAAATTTTTTCCAGTTGGACACACAAAACAGAGCATTTCCAGAGAATTCATAGGAGGACCGGGGTGTCCTATGACTCCATGCTCTTTTTCGATGATGAGGACAGAAACATTGAAGCGGTAAAAGCGgatgaacaatttttttttcctcttgtTTTCTTACGGAATTTTCTTCCTTTCTGATTTTACACTGCTTTTTTTATGATGAGGATTGTTTTTTGAAGTGCCAAAATTGGATGGATCgtctttttttggttttttaataCAATTCATTTTGTCTTTTGCCGTTTTTTAATACAATTCACTTTGTCTTTTGCTTAGAGGGGCTGAATATTGAAATGTTTCAACTCATTTAAATATTTGGATCTCTAAGGAGCAAACAATCCAAAATATTAACTTTTATTGGGCAACTATATATAAAATCTGTATTGGCTTTGCCATGGCAGGTTTCTAAGATGGGAGTTGCGAGTGTTTTGGTCGGTAACGGGGTGAATCTTGGAGCATTGAGGCAAGGGCTCGCAATTTTCTCTCAGTATTCACGTCCTTCGAGGAAAAACAAGCAGAAATGAGCTTCCCCTTTTATATCCCCTTTGAAATGATTGCAAATTTGTTCCTGTATCCAGGATTATATTCTGACAATTATCTCATATCATTCAAGAATACAGTATAACTTCTTGTATCAGTAGGTAGTACAGAAGGAAAATGTTGTGCAAACCAAGAGGATTATGCTTTTGTTTTGCAGTGTGCTAATGTTCCGTGGTTATGCTCTGAAAGAAATGTATTTGTTGATGTTGAGAAAACAAGAGACTCAAAAGGGAATTTTATTCTGAATCTGCTTTCTTGAAATTACCATACAACCGGTTGTTGTGGCTTGTTTTTTTCATAATATTACTCACATAGCTGGTAAGAAATATCGACAAAACAATTATCCAAAAGTAAATTGTTCATGTGAGCATACTTCAATCTCTTTCAGGATGGATAAATTTAAGTTTGATTTCAGGCTTTAGCATCCCTGCGGAAACCATTTGCTTGTGCACACATTAAATATTTAGCATGCAAGCTAAGAACAAAGCAAGAGATGCAAAAGAGTTTCATATATTCCTGTCACTCAAGCATACTTCGATTTACCAATTACAAACTTGAAAGTTGGATTCCAGCAGTTAGCATCTCTGCAGAAACCACTTGCTCTCACGCGCATTAAATAATTATTGTACAAGCAAAAGGACAAACCAAAAGTCCTCTATGCCCTATCATATTTGACATGTTGAAAATTGTGAACTGATGAATTACCTTACTGCACTCTTCAGTGAAGAAAATCATTTCTCCTTATTGAAGCTGGTAATGGTTGAGCTCTTTCAGTGGCCATCTTTCTTCTCTACTCTCTTCAAGTTTCTTCCTTGCAGGAGAAGATATGTTTGCATCCTCTCTGGTGGAATCGCAGAGCCCATCACTGTCCGCCAAATCTGTCAGCCCCTTCCCTTCCTcagaaatttttaatattttctctaACATTTCCATCATTTTAACATCATCACAGGAAAAATCACTAATCCAGTCACAGATACTCTCCGCATGAAACAGCATATTATCTCTTTCTGATCTGAGCTTTGCAATGTCTTCAATCAGCGCTCTTTTCTCAAGCTCAAGCTTCTTAAGTAGGCCCTCCAAGTGCCTCCGTTCATTCACAATTTGATCCTCAAGTTGCTTTGTTTTCAACATATTTGTTTCCAGAGATGCTTCAAGCTGCTCAGCACGTGGTTTTGAATGTGACAAGGATTCCTTTTGAAATTTCAGTTTATGACCCAAATCATTGACTTCCCTCTCCAACTCAACtacttttttgttcttttcttgaACCTCTAAATTGGCCTCATACTCAACCTTCTCCAAAGCATCACTAAGCACTTTAATCTCAACCTGCTT from Malania oleifera isolate guangnan ecotype guangnan chromosome 9, ASM2987363v1, whole genome shotgun sequence carries:
- the LOC131163770 gene encoding uncharacterized protein LOC131163770, which encodes MGDEKVKDDALQILGLFQVLPRLVVFDLDYTLWPFYCECRSKREMPSLYPHAKGILYALKDKGVDVAIASRSPAPDIAKTFLEKLDIKSMFVAQEIFSSWTHKTEHFQRIHRRTGVSYDSMLFFDDEDRNIEAVSKMGVASVLVGNGVNLGALRQGLAIFSQYSRPSRKNKQK